Proteins from a genomic interval of Piscinibacter sp. HJYY11:
- a CDS encoding DUF1428 domain-containing protein, which produces MPHYVDGFLLAVPKDKIEAYRQLAQDAAVVWKEHGAVAYFEGLADDVQAGRLTSFPQAVQLKDDEVVIFSWIVYNSREQRDEVNAKVMADPRIANLDPKSMPFDSERMIWGGFSSLVEA; this is translated from the coding sequence ATGCCGCACTACGTCGATGGCTTCCTCTTGGCCGTCCCGAAGGACAAGATCGAGGCCTACCGCCAGCTTGCACAAGACGCGGCCGTCGTCTGGAAGGAGCACGGCGCGGTCGCCTACTTCGAAGGCCTGGCCGACGACGTGCAGGCCGGCCGGCTCACCTCCTTCCCGCAGGCGGTGCAGCTGAAGGACGACGAAGTCGTCATCTTTTCCTGGATCGTCTACAACTCCCGCGAGCAGCGCGACGAGGTCAACGCCAAGGTGATGGCCGACCCGCGCATTGCCAACCTCGACCCGAAGAGCATGCCCTTCGACAGCGAACGCATGATCTGGGGCGGCTTCAGCAGCCTCGTCGAGGCGTAA